A window of bacterium contains these coding sequences:
- a CDS encoding DNA gyrase modulator has translation MTTGRVLAGLVRRGADFAELFDERASSLLVHLEDGRVEKVLAADEAGQGLRVLTGEQTYYACSQRRGPAAARALAAELAPVLAARGKARGRRAAPPRLPFPRRSRPRSGAWTVSCARSTRRSAR, from the coding sequence GTGACGACCGGCCGCGTGCTCGCCGGCCTCGTGCGGCGCGGGGCCGACTTCGCCGAGCTGTTCGACGAGCGCGCCTCGTCGCTGCTCGTGCACCTGGAGGACGGCCGGGTCGAGAAGGTCCTTGCCGCCGACGAGGCCGGCCAGGGCCTGCGCGTGCTGACCGGGGAGCAGACGTACTACGCCTGCTCGCAGCGGCGCGGGCCCGCCGCCGCGCGGGCGCTGGCCGCGGAGCTGGCGCCGGTGCTCGCGGCCCGCGGGAAGGCGCGGGGCCGGCGCGCCGCGCCGCCGCGGCTCCCGTTCCCGCGCAGATCGCGGCCGAGGTCCGGCGCGTGGACCGTCTCGTGCGCGCGCTCGACCCGGCGATCCGCCAGGTGA
- a CDS encoding DUF4911 domain-containing protein → MSTAAAVPADATRVVLRLEPGRIVDLHALIEGYDDLAMLRTLDAAAGVVEVFVSPGAEAEFERLRAALAREGLATAPVGEAP, encoded by the coding sequence ATGAGCACCGCCGCGGCCGTGCCCGCCGACGCCACGCGCGTCGTGCTCCGCCTCGAGCCGGGCCGGATCGTCGACCTGCACGCCCTCATCGAAGGCTACGACGACCTCGCCATGCTGCGCACCCTGGACGCGGCGGCCGGCGTCGTCGAGGTCTTCGTCTCGCCGGGCGCCGAGGCCGAGTTCGAGCGGCTGCGCGCCGCCCTGGCGCGCGAGGGGCTCGCGACCGCCCCCGTCGGGGAGGCGCCGTGA